The following coding sequences are from one Gimesia chilikensis window:
- a CDS encoding superoxide dismutase family protein yields the protein MLRHTAVCLSLLLIAAGCNQQTAEEKEALENRDLMTEPGTKTEAAAQTAEAEMEGSDRSTDTKTNAADVTKAVCELVPVGDSKVTGMIYFTKEGDQVHVKGEIKGLKPGKHGFHVHEKGDLSDKESGKSTGGHFNPADKPHGRPADSDRHVGDLGNIEANAEGVAQVDIVDNVIQLQGDHSILERSIVVHAGEDQFTQPTGDAGARVAFGKIVADKAAAAKN from the coding sequence ATGTTACGACACACAGCAGTATGTCTGTCACTGTTATTGATTGCCGCGGGTTGTAATCAGCAGACCGCCGAAGAAAAAGAGGCACTGGAAAACCGAGACCTGATGACCGAACCGGGGACGAAGACAGAAGCAGCCGCTCAGACTGCGGAAGCAGAGATGGAAGGGTCCGATCGGAGCACGGATACGAAAACAAACGCCGCCGACGTGACGAAAGCGGTTTGCGAGTTGGTCCCCGTTGGTGACAGTAAAGTCACAGGCATGATTTACTTCACCAAAGAAGGAGATCAGGTTCACGTTAAAGGTGAAATTAAAGGCCTAAAGCCGGGAAAACATGGTTTTCACGTGCATGAGAAGGGTGATCTCTCGGATAAGGAATCCGGTAAATCCACGGGGGGTCATTTCAATCCAGCTGATAAGCCACATGGTCGTCCCGCTGATTCCGACCGCCACGTGGGTGACCTGGGCAACATTGAAGCCAATGCAGAAGGAGTCGCCCAGGTCGACATCGTCGATAATGTGATCCAATTGCAGGGCGATCATTCAATCCTGGAGCGTTCGATTGTGGTGCATGCCGGGGAAGATCAGTTTACACAGCCGACCGGTGATGCGGGAGCACGAGTTGCTTTTGGGAAAATTGTGGCAGACAAAGCAGCGGCTGCAAAGAACTGA